The following are encoded together in the Flavobacterium haoranii genome:
- the obgE gene encoding GTPase ObgE, producing the protein MTEGNFVDYVKIYVASGKGGKGSTHLHREKFIEKGGPDGGDGGRGGHVILKGNKNLWTLYHLKFTKHVKAGHGGDGGSSRSTGADGEDKYLEVPLGTVVKDKETGDLLFEITEDGEEKVLAKGGKGGLGNWHFRTATNQTPRYAQPGLPGEEIDVILELKVLADVGLVGFPNAGKSTLLSVLTAAKPKIADYPFTTLKPNLGIVAYRDFQSFVIADIPGIIEGAAEGKGLGHYFLRHIERNSTLLFLVPADAPDIKKEYDILLDELRRYNPEMLDKDRLIVISKSDMLDEELKAEMKVELDKAFKGHDYMFISSVAHQGLQELKDKLWKMLN; encoded by the coding sequence ATGACAGAGGGAAATTTCGTAGATTACGTAAAAATATATGTGGCTTCGGGTAAAGGTGGAAAAGGTTCTACTCACTTACACCGTGAAAAGTTTATTGAAAAAGGTGGTCCAGATGGAGGAGATGGTGGTCGTGGAGGTCATGTTATTTTAAAAGGAAATAAAAATTTGTGGACACTTTATCATTTAAAATTTACAAAACACGTAAAAGCGGGTCATGGTGGCGATGGTGGTAGTAGCAGAAGTACTGGAGCTGATGGTGAAGATAAATATTTAGAAGTACCTTTAGGAACAGTCGTTAAAGATAAAGAAACAGGGGATTTACTTTTTGAAATTACAGAAGACGGAGAAGAAAAAGTATTAGCAAAAGGAGGAAAAGGAGGTTTAGGAAACTGGCATTTTCGTACAGCAACTAATCAAACGCCACGTTATGCGCAACCCGGATTACCTGGTGAAGAGATAGATGTAATTTTAGAATTAAAAGTTTTAGCTGATGTTGGTTTAGTTGGATTTCCTAATGCAGGAAAATCTACGTTACTTTCAGTTTTAACAGCGGCAAAACCAAAAATTGCCGATTATCCGTTTACAACATTAAAACCGAATTTAGGAATTGTAGCTTATCGCGATTTTCAATCTTTCGTAATTGCAGATATTCCGGGTATTATTGAAGGAGCCGCAGAAGGAAAAGGTTTAGGACATTATTTCTTGCGTCATATTGAACGTAATTCTACTTTATTGTTTTTGGTTCCAGCAGATGCTCCTGATATTAAAAAAGAATATGATATTTTATTAGATGAATTACGTCGCTACAATCCAGAAATGTTAGATAAAGACCGATTAATTGTAATTTCTAAATCGGATATGTTAGATGAAGAGCTAAAAGCTGAAATGAAAGTAGAACTAGATAAAGCATTTAAAGGGCACGATTACATGTTTATTTCATCTGTCGCCCATCAAGGATTACAAGAGTTAAAGGATAAACTTTGGAAAATGTTAAACTAA